The Arcanobacterium pinnipediorum genome includes a region encoding these proteins:
- the carB gene encoding carbamoyl-phosphate synthase large subunit, translating to MPKNTAVKSVLIIGSGPIVIGQAAEFDYAGTQACLALKEEGYRVILVNSNPATIMTDAEVADRVYMEPLTLEYVAKIIRKERPDAIVPGIGGQTGLNLAMQLEKKGILAECDVKLLGTPSESIEQAEDREQFKALCESIGEPVIASEIAYSVEDAKAAAHQIGYPVVLRPAFTLGGTGGGFAHNEAELVDMMSNALQLSPVRQVLIEKSILGYKEIEFEVMRDCADNTICICSMENIDPVGVHTGDSVVVAPALSLSDDDIDTLKQSAFKLIRALKIEGGCNVQFAVHPTTHDYFLIEVNPRVSRSSALASKASGYPIARVTAKVAMGLTLDEIPVAGTTAGKDPQLDYLVAKFPRFPFDKFADAPNLLGTQMKATGEVMGIGSNLQECLLKSVRSLEIGVDHFHMDQFARMDDGELWDYVREFRSDTIFAIVELLRRGASIAKLHEVTMVTEYFLEIFKSIVEMEHRLAEHPGDVEVLREAKQMGFADSVIARLWQTDELSVNAKRHQAGIIPVFRMVDTLKSGAYVPYFYSSFTGQNDSKLTDRKKVIVLGAGPIRIGQGVEFDYSSVHAIKTIREAGYEAIIINDNPETVSTDYTTADKLYFEPLTPEDVMNIVEFEKPIGVITSLGGQTAINLAGPLSRRGVTLLGTCLEAINRAEDRDEFENLLNELGIPQAPGKAVTNVEDGIAIAQEVGYPVLVRPSFVLGGRAMRIVGSDEQLRHYLLQGLEIDVDRPVLVDKYISGKELEVDAICDGHDVFVAGIMELVEHTGVHSGDSISVYPSFSVSGKVKGQILKYTKALGLAIGITGLFNVQFIVDENEKVYIIEVNPRSSRTVPFLSKVTGYGLPKIATRAILGETLKEQGIFDLYPQESDRFFVKAPVFSFNKLKGLDAYLSPEMKSTGEAIGYDDDLNRALYKALQAAGMRLLNYGTVLATIDDKDKERGLELIGRFYNLGFNIAATAGTAAYLKKHGIRTRALAKISEGSTEIIDAIEANQLSYIINTQDVEESSQKSDGAQIRAKASEFSVTLLTSLDTVKVLLDVLEEITLNVSTIDAPRRQGA from the coding sequence ATGCCTAAAAACACAGCAGTAAAATCAGTCCTCATCATCGGCTCTGGACCGATCGTTATCGGCCAAGCCGCAGAATTTGACTATGCTGGCACCCAAGCCTGCCTTGCATTAAAAGAAGAAGGCTATCGAGTCATCCTCGTTAACTCCAACCCGGCCACCATCATGACCGATGCGGAGGTTGCTGACCGGGTCTATATGGAACCCTTGACCTTAGAATACGTTGCTAAAATTATCCGAAAAGAACGCCCAGATGCGATAGTTCCGGGAATCGGCGGTCAAACTGGTTTGAATCTGGCAATGCAACTGGAGAAGAAAGGCATTTTGGCTGAGTGCGACGTCAAACTTCTGGGCACCCCTTCTGAATCTATTGAACAAGCAGAAGATCGCGAACAGTTCAAAGCACTCTGTGAATCTATCGGCGAACCAGTTATCGCCTCTGAAATTGCCTACTCCGTTGAAGACGCCAAGGCAGCTGCCCACCAGATCGGATACCCCGTTGTTTTACGTCCAGCCTTCACTCTTGGTGGCACCGGTGGCGGATTTGCACATAACGAAGCCGAACTCGTCGATATGATGTCTAACGCTCTACAACTTTCGCCAGTGCGCCAAGTTCTGATCGAAAAATCGATTCTAGGTTATAAAGAAATCGAATTCGAAGTCATGCGAGACTGTGCAGATAACACCATCTGTATCTGTTCGATGGAAAATATTGATCCCGTAGGAGTGCACACCGGCGACTCCGTCGTCGTCGCCCCTGCGTTGTCACTAAGTGATGATGATATCGATACGCTCAAACAATCAGCTTTCAAACTCATCCGCGCGCTCAAGATCGAAGGCGGATGCAACGTCCAGTTCGCCGTCCACCCAACCACCCACGATTACTTCCTCATCGAAGTCAATCCACGCGTCTCACGCTCATCGGCGCTCGCATCGAAAGCCTCTGGATACCCCATTGCCCGCGTAACTGCCAAAGTTGCCATGGGCTTAACCCTCGACGAAATTCCAGTTGCCGGAACTACTGCCGGTAAAGATCCCCAACTGGACTACCTCGTAGCTAAATTCCCGCGATTCCCATTCGATAAGTTTGCTGACGCGCCAAACCTACTTGGCACTCAGATGAAAGCAACTGGCGAAGTCATGGGTATCGGCTCCAACCTCCAAGAATGTTTGTTGAAGTCAGTACGGTCCTTAGAAATTGGTGTTGATCATTTCCACATGGACCAGTTTGCTCGTATGGACGACGGCGAACTATGGGATTACGTTCGTGAGTTTCGTTCCGATACCATATTCGCTATCGTCGAATTATTGCGGCGCGGTGCCTCTATCGCCAAGCTCCACGAAGTCACTATGGTCACTGAGTACTTCCTCGAGATTTTTAAGTCCATAGTTGAGATGGAACATAGGCTTGCCGAGCATCCGGGCGATGTTGAGGTATTGCGTGAAGCAAAACAGATGGGCTTTGCTGATTCAGTAATCGCACGGCTATGGCAAACAGATGAACTTTCAGTCAATGCCAAACGTCATCAAGCCGGAATTATTCCAGTATTCCGAATGGTCGATACGCTCAAATCTGGAGCCTACGTACCATACTTCTACTCCTCGTTCACTGGTCAGAACGATTCGAAACTCACCGATCGCAAGAAAGTCATTGTATTGGGTGCCGGCCCGATCCGTATCGGTCAGGGCGTAGAGTTCGATTATTCTTCCGTGCACGCTATCAAGACGATTCGTGAAGCTGGATACGAAGCAATTATTATCAACGACAACCCAGAAACCGTCTCCACTGATTACACCACCGCAGATAAACTTTACTTCGAGCCCCTAACACCTGAAGATGTTATGAATATCGTCGAGTTTGAAAAGCCTATCGGAGTTATTACCTCCCTTGGTGGGCAAACTGCGATCAATCTAGCTGGTCCGCTTTCCCGCCGAGGCGTCACCTTGCTTGGCACCTGTCTTGAAGCTATCAATCGTGCCGAAGATCGTGACGAATTTGAAAACTTACTCAATGAACTCGGTATTCCACAAGCCCCGGGCAAGGCAGTAACGAACGTCGAAGACGGTATCGCAATAGCTCAAGAGGTTGGCTACCCAGTATTGGTTCGCCCATCTTTCGTGTTAGGTGGGCGCGCGATGCGCATCGTTGGCTCAGATGAACAGTTACGCCACTACCTCCTTCAAGGTTTAGAGATCGACGTCGATCGCCCAGTGCTGGTTGATAAATATATTTCTGGCAAAGAATTAGAAGTCGATGCAATCTGTGATGGACATGACGTTTTCGTCGCAGGAATTATGGAGCTTGTTGAGCACACTGGGGTACATTCGGGAGACTCGATCTCGGTCTATCCAAGCTTTTCCGTATCAGGTAAAGTCAAAGGCCAAATCTTAAAGTACACCAAGGCGTTGGGGCTTGCGATTGGGATAACCGGTTTGTTCAACGTTCAATTTATTGTTGATGAGAACGAGAAAGTCTACATTATCGAAGTCAATCCGCGATCGTCTCGAACTGTCCCATTCTTATCGAAAGTAACCGGATATGGACTACCCAAGATCGCCACACGCGCAATCTTGGGCGAGACCTTAAAAGAACAAGGTATTTTCGATCTCTACCCACAAGAAAGCGACCGATTCTTTGTCAAAGCACCAGTGTTCTCTTTCAATAAGCTCAAAGGCCTTGATGCTTACCTTTCGCCAGAGATGAAGTCGACCGGCGAAGCAATTGGGTATGACGATGATCTTAACCGAGCACTGTATAAGGCGCTGCAGGCAGCTGGTATGAGGCTTTTGAATTACGGCACCGTTTTGGCGACGATTGACGATAAGGATAAAGAACGCGGGCTTGAACTAATAGGTCGTTTCTACAACCTGGGCTTCAATATCGCGGCAACTGCTGGAACAGCGGCCTACTTGAAAAAGCATGGTATCCGCACTCGCGCACTGGCTAAAATTTCTGAGGGATCAACCGAAATCATTGATGCTATCGAAGCTAATCAGCTTTCCTACATTATTAACACTCAAGATGTTGAAGAGTCCTCTCAGAAATCAGACGGCGCTCAGATTCGTGCGAAAGCCTCAGAATTTTCCGTCACCTTGCTCACTTCACTCGATACCGTCAAGGTATTGCTCGACGTGTTAGAAGAGATAACTCTCAATGTTTCCACCATCGATGCCCCACGTCGTCAAGGAGCCTAA
- a CDS encoding dihydroorotase encodes MNHDSSTARTEEEHAQAQSSSLFFLLMAFLVFMDTNIIMETGNGCSRYPLFLFYSSLGFSDQGFFIDMYFSAKGQPMNDLVLSLDHLTHASDLEAHSDLGQIIDQIRHAQQRGEVSHNVVVLPGFCDVHVHLREPGQTYKETIATGTRAAARGGFTTVGAMPNLDPVPDSLANLELEQVAITRDALIETIPYASVTKDEAGIELSDIAQLAPHVIGFSDDGHGVDNPELMKQALRQLAQAQSIVAIHAEVGQLRPAGASINDGPFAAKHNLVGIPKEAEYLQIERDIQMLRELKAEGYLPAYHVCHISCGESAQLIRDARAEGLNVSCETAMHYLLVDESMISDNGRFKMNPPLRQPSDRQALIQALIDGTVNMIATDHAPHSAQEKSQGLAGSAFGVVGLEISFPLFYTHFVKTGQLSLERAVELFTTAGRQRFNIPARQTDWTIWDLDASYTVDPNEFASLGRATPFDGWDISGRCLATFYDGHLIYNALDEETK; translated from the coding sequence GTGAACCACGATAGTTCAACAGCACGAACGGAGGAAGAACATGCTCAAGCGCAATCTTCATCTCTGTTCTTCCTTCTCATGGCTTTTCTCGTCTTCATGGATACCAACATCATCATGGAAACCGGCAATGGCTGTTCCCGTTATCCGTTATTCCTATTTTATTCAAGCCTTGGTTTTTCAGACCAAGGCTTTTTTATTGACATGTACTTCTCTGCGAAAGGCCAGCCGATGAACGACCTCGTCCTATCTCTCGATCACCTCACTCATGCTAGTGATCTAGAAGCACACAGTGATCTCGGCCAAATCATCGACCAAATTCGCCACGCCCAGCAACGCGGCGAAGTATCCCACAACGTCGTCGTCCTCCCCGGTTTTTGCGACGTTCACGTGCATTTACGCGAACCAGGACAAACCTACAAAGAAACTATCGCAACTGGTACCCGAGCGGCAGCCCGCGGCGGCTTCACCACAGTAGGTGCTATGCCTAATCTGGATCCGGTGCCAGATTCCCTAGCGAATCTAGAACTCGAACAAGTAGCCATAACCCGAGACGCACTCATCGAAACAATTCCATACGCTTCAGTGACGAAAGACGAAGCAGGCATCGAGCTTTCCGACATCGCTCAGCTAGCACCACACGTCATTGGTTTTTCCGACGACGGACACGGCGTCGATAATCCGGAATTGATGAAACAGGCTTTGCGCCAACTTGCCCAAGCACAATCAATCGTCGCAATACACGCCGAAGTTGGTCAACTCCGCCCTGCAGGAGCCTCCATCAACGATGGGCCATTCGCTGCCAAACATAACCTTGTAGGAATTCCTAAAGAAGCTGAATACCTCCAAATCGAACGCGATATTCAGATGTTGCGCGAACTCAAAGCAGAAGGCTACCTACCGGCATACCATGTCTGCCACATCTCATGCGGTGAATCTGCTCAACTTATCCGCGATGCCCGAGCCGAAGGCCTGAATGTCTCGTGCGAAACAGCCATGCACTACCTTCTCGTCGATGAATCGATGATTTCTGATAATGGGCGGTTTAAGATGAATCCGCCACTGCGCCAACCTAGTGACCGTCAGGCCCTCATCCAGGCCCTCATTGATGGCACAGTAAATATGATTGCCACCGATCATGCCCCGCATTCTGCCCAAGAAAAAAGCCAGGGACTAGCCGGTTCAGCGTTCGGAGTTGTTGGGTTGGAAATTTCTTTCCCACTGTTTTACACCCACTTCGTGAAAACCGGTCAGCTCAGTTTAGAACGCGCCGTCGAACTATTTACCACAGCTGGCCGGCAGCGCTTTAATATCCCAGCGCGCCAAACCGACTGGACCATCTGGGATCTTGACGCTAGCTACACCGTAGATCCCAACGAATTTGCTTCCCTAGGCCGAGCAACACCATTTGACGGATGGGATATTTCTGGCCGATGCCTAGCAACTTTCTACGATGGTCATCTTATCTACAACGCACTTGATGAAGAGACAAAGTAA
- a CDS encoding Na+/H+ antiporter NhaC family protein: MIEVYPFLTLVPPIVAIVLVIWTKKVIVSLFAGIVSAAFLTADGSPVQTVVLIWKTFSGLFWDSEQGSVNSYYILIVLFLLVLGIITSLVLMAGGTSAFSVWTAQRINTGRGAQSLAAGLGTAIFVDDYFNALAVGQVARPVADQHRVSRAKLAYLIDSSSAPVAVLAPFSSWGASIIGIMAPIIVTVGVDVSDAGAFIRSAGLNYYAIAAVVLLWFTVAFDLNIGPMRHEERRARLTGEVYDPDVQVPGQLSDNLPKHEPGARRALIVPFVILVVGVIGGIGYTGYAASGSVSILEVLANTDVALSLNIGGACGLIAAVYYYVRYTHDDRVFTRRIFRHGVIEGAKSMLPAIEILLSAWVLGGLISELGTGQYVGSLVTSAALPAQWLVPIMFVAAGAMAFATGTSWGSFGILLPIAGDVLAAVPGGAEVLIPAFGAVLAGAVWGDHCSPISDTTILSSTGAGCNHITHVTTQLPYALIGATSAFSGYVTFALTGSGLAGLGATLVILMIIATLLQRIYPLDMENA, encoded by the coding sequence ATGATTGAGGTATATCCATTTCTCACCTTAGTTCCGCCGATTGTTGCGATTGTATTGGTGATCTGGACGAAGAAGGTCATAGTCTCCTTGTTTGCTGGTATCGTAAGTGCTGCGTTTTTAACAGCAGATGGCTCACCAGTTCAAACTGTGGTGTTGATCTGGAAAACATTTTCCGGCTTGTTTTGGGATAGTGAACAAGGGAGTGTGAACTCTTATTACATACTGATCGTGTTGTTTCTCTTAGTCTTAGGAATCATCACATCGCTAGTTCTCATGGCTGGTGGCACCTCTGCATTTTCCGTATGGACTGCGCAGCGGATTAACACCGGGCGCGGTGCGCAATCACTCGCGGCTGGACTAGGTACGGCAATCTTCGTCGATGATTACTTCAACGCTTTAGCAGTCGGTCAAGTAGCGCGTCCGGTAGCCGATCAGCATCGCGTTTCGCGAGCAAAATTAGCTTATCTTATCGATTCATCCTCAGCTCCAGTGGCTGTACTTGCGCCGTTTTCTTCATGGGGAGCTTCGATCATTGGCATAATGGCACCGATTATCGTCACAGTCGGGGTAGATGTTTCAGATGCTGGAGCTTTTATCCGTTCAGCGGGCTTAAATTACTACGCGATCGCAGCAGTGGTGTTACTGTGGTTCACCGTAGCTTTTGATCTCAACATCGGCCCGATGCGTCACGAGGAACGACGCGCACGCCTCACTGGTGAAGTCTATGATCCAGATGTTCAGGTTCCAGGGCAGCTTTCTGACAACCTGCCAAAGCATGAACCTGGTGCTCGTCGAGCGCTGATAGTTCCATTCGTTATCCTAGTGGTGGGAGTTATCGGCGGAATTGGTTATACCGGCTATGCAGCTTCAGGCTCGGTATCGATTCTTGAGGTTCTTGCTAATACAGATGTTGCACTGTCGTTAAATATCGGGGGAGCTTGCGGATTAATTGCCGCCGTGTATTACTATGTGCGCTACACCCATGATGATCGGGTATTTACTAGAAGAATATTTAGGCACGGGGTTATCGAAGGCGCGAAATCTATGCTGCCAGCAATCGAGATCCTGTTGAGCGCCTGGGTTTTGGGTGGACTCATTTCAGAGTTAGGTACGGGCCAATATGTAGGCTCTCTTGTAACATCTGCTGCACTACCGGCTCAATGGCTCGTGCCAATTATGTTCGTTGCAGCTGGAGCTATGGCATTTGCTACCGGCACATCGTGGGGATCGTTCGGAATTCTTTTGCCAATCGCAGGTGATGTTTTGGCGGCAGTCCCAGGCGGAGCCGAAGTTCTTATCCCTGCATTTGGTGCAGTGCTGGCTGGAGCCGTATGGGGAGATCATTGCTCTCCAATTTCCGATACGACGATATTATCCTCAACAGGAGCAGGGTGTAACCATATTACCCACGTAACAACCCAGTTACCCTATGCGCTAATCGGGGCTACATCCGCCTTCTCGGGTTACGTCACATTCGCATTGACTGGCTCAGGATTAGCCGGGCTGGGGGCAACACTTGTGATCTTAATGATCATCGCAACCCTCCTGCAACGCATCTATCCGTTAGATATGGAAAATGCCTAG
- a CDS encoding type B 50S ribosomal protein L31 encodes MKKGIHPDYHPVVFRDRSADYTFLTRSTLTSENTIEWEDGNTYPVIDIEVSSASHPFYTGQRRILDTAGQVEKFNRRYGRK; translated from the coding sequence ATGAAAAAAGGAATTCACCCGGACTATCATCCAGTCGTTTTCCGCGACCGTTCAGCAGATTATACGTTTTTAACTCGTTCTACGCTGACTTCCGAAAACACTATCGAGTGGGAAGATGGCAACACCTACCCAGTCATTGACATCGAAGTGTCTAGCGCCTCACATCCGTTCTATACCGGACAGCGCCGCATCCTCGATACTGCTGGCCAAGTCGAGAAGTTCAACCGTCGCTACGGTCGCAAATAA
- a CDS encoding alpha/beta hydrolase fold domain-containing protein: protein MHNRMRQVLQRKDEIRRELNCPNQTLEQIRQGYAMKLRWWNDGGPRVSVHQTFAGSNRVSVTLYGQDFNCGHAIVYAHGGGWIVGHSSTHDRLLRMISARCQCPVYSVNYSLAPQAKYPTQVQEVSSVVRAVAPRFSRLVLMGDSCGATLMMQVFRALSQPLSRDDGGSTDAMSAQISGLVLFYGAYGLEDSQSLAQFGALDPSMTRADLRGYEEAILPKGQSRDVLNFLDGHLTGFPQAFIVGCEYDPLRDDSRELALRLEHDSVRAEYVELPGLMHAFLQYSRMLPEVSTIVNRVAQWIDSIAPRGSR, encoded by the coding sequence ATGCATAATCGGATGCGTCAGGTTCTACAACGCAAGGATGAGATTCGTCGGGAACTGAACTGTCCAAACCAAACTCTTGAGCAGATACGTCAGGGCTATGCAATGAAACTGCGATGGTGGAACGACGGTGGGCCGCGGGTATCAGTACACCAAACTTTCGCTGGTAGTAACCGTGTTTCAGTGACGTTATACGGGCAGGACTTTAATTGCGGGCACGCGATTGTCTACGCCCATGGTGGCGGTTGGATTGTTGGACATAGTTCCACTCACGACCGATTGTTGCGGATGATCAGTGCTCGTTGCCAGTGCCCGGTCTATTCGGTGAATTACTCTCTTGCTCCGCAGGCGAAATATCCTACCCAGGTTCAGGAGGTTTCGAGTGTGGTTCGTGCAGTGGCGCCACGGTTTTCGCGCTTGGTGCTGATGGGCGATAGTTGTGGCGCAACTTTAATGATGCAAGTGTTTCGAGCTTTGTCACAACCGCTTTCACGCGACGACGGCGGTAGCACCGATGCGATGAGTGCGCAGATAAGCGGGTTGGTTTTGTTCTATGGAGCATACGGTTTAGAAGATTCACAGTCGCTAGCACAGTTTGGGGCATTGGATCCTTCGATGACACGCGCAGACTTGCGTGGATATGAAGAAGCTATTTTACCTAAAGGGCAAAGTAGGGACGTGCTAAATTTTCTTGACGGTCATTTGACGGGTTTTCCGCAAGCTTTCATTGTTGGTTGTGAATATGATCCACTTCGAGATGATTCTCGGGAGTTGGCATTGCGTTTAGAGCATGACAGTGTTCGGGCTGAGTATGTTGAACTTCCAGGCCTTATGCATGCGTTTTTGCAATATTCACGAATGTTGCCTGAAGTTAGCACGATAGTTAACCGCGTGGCGCAATGGATTGATTCCATTGCGCCACGCGGTAGTAGATAA
- a CDS encoding fluoride efflux transporter FluC: MIVFIGIAGGCGAVARYWLDTGIKKAICSPNPFSTAVINVLGSFILGLIVAAELDPMWSAVLGLGLCGGFTTFSTASVEVGNLLLAKRLIYGLIYGGAMCVLCALAAGLGIVLVSG, translated from the coding sequence ATGATTGTTTTCATAGGAATTGCTGGCGGCTGCGGAGCTGTTGCACGATATTGGCTTGACACTGGAATTAAAAAAGCGATCTGTTCGCCCAATCCATTTTCTACGGCAGTGATCAACGTCCTTGGGTCGTTCATATTGGGCCTGATCGTAGCAGCCGAGCTCGATCCGATGTGGAGTGCTGTTTTGGGCCTGGGCCTATGCGGCGGTTTTACTACATTTAGTACCGCTAGTGTTGAAGTTGGCAACCTATTACTTGCAAAGCGACTGATATATGGATTGATCTATGGCGGTGCAATGTGTGTGCTCTGCGCTCTAGCTGCTGGTCTAGGAATTGTTCTCGTATCGGGGTAA
- a CDS encoding fluoride efflux transporter FluC has product MRALRLSACIFAGAFLGVVIRWTVLWIFPDTNLWPVFFINIVGSFLLGWFTGQINHSHSWSNVSDQTRLFLTTGLLGGLTTYSTFSLDIVGLAATQIIWALGFAGLQLFLGIGAAMCGLTLGAKAGRR; this is encoded by the coding sequence ATGCGTGCATTGAGGTTATCTGCCTGTATCTTCGCTGGAGCCTTCCTCGGGGTTGTCATCCGCTGGACAGTCCTATGGATATTCCCCGATACCAACCTATGGCCCGTCTTTTTCATCAACATCGTGGGCAGTTTTTTGTTGGGCTGGTTCACCGGCCAGATCAATCACAGCCACTCATGGTCAAATGTCAGTGACCAAACACGTCTCTTCCTGACAACAGGTCTCTTAGGAGGTTTGACAACCTATTCAACCTTCAGCCTCGATATTGTTGGCCTAGCGGCAACACAGATAATCTGGGCACTGGGTTTTGCAGGATTACAGTTGTTCTTGGGAATCGGCGCAGCTATGTGCGGTCTTACCTTGGGAGCAAAGGCAGGCCGGCGATGA
- a CDS encoding diacylglycerol/lipid kinase family protein, which yields MDHSPFSSPPVHFSEHRPYIRFILSRGAGKGRAHALTQEILRHYPHATHTRLGDSRPESGQVTISLTRGPDHVRELALEWDRFWGDQGVCYVAGGDGSVNEVASALVGKGCAFGVIPAGTGNDFARSLYQGDVRHRQALELVAQTKHSQFSPIDVLKVNDQYSVNVFSLGYDTEVLHAAMRIQRRMRMLGSSAYVAGVMRTLLRRKSVPLHFEYLDISGQRVIVDQSCIAFVVGNGRMYGGGYQPLPQALLDDSVADLFYADQMGLMRFARLLSDYRFGRHITKPEAHMAQVHEIDVERSDGEPLLWNVDGIVCESQKVHIKTMPHALTLARLPLGEN from the coding sequence ATGGATCACTCGCCTTTTTCTTCACCGCCGGTGCATTTTAGTGAGCATCGCCCATATATTCGATTTATTTTGAGTCGAGGAGCGGGAAAGGGCAGAGCGCACGCCTTAACCCAAGAAATCTTGCGCCACTACCCTCATGCGACCCATACTCGACTCGGGGATTCTCGCCCGGAATCAGGGCAGGTGACAATTTCGCTGACCCGCGGCCCCGATCATGTCCGCGAGCTAGCTCTCGAATGGGATAGATTTTGGGGTGACCAAGGTGTTTGCTACGTTGCAGGTGGCGATGGTTCGGTTAATGAGGTAGCCAGTGCCTTAGTAGGCAAAGGGTGTGCGTTTGGCGTTATCCCGGCTGGAACCGGAAATGATTTTGCGCGCAGTTTGTATCAGGGCGATGTTCGGCATCGCCAAGCCCTAGAGCTTGTGGCACAAACGAAACATAGTCAATTTTCGCCAATTGACGTTCTCAAAGTCAACGACCAATACTCAGTTAATGTTTTTTCCTTAGGTTATGATACCGAAGTCCTCCACGCGGCGATGCGTATCCAGCGTCGCATGCGCATGCTAGGCAGCAGTGCATACGTTGCTGGTGTCATGCGAACGTTGCTTCGGCGAAAATCGGTTCCACTTCACTTCGAGTATCTCGACATCTCCGGTCAACGAGTCATTGTCGACCAATCATGTATCGCCTTCGTGGTAGGAAACGGTCGAATGTATGGCGGCGGGTATCAACCGCTGCCACAGGCGTTGTTAGACGATTCGGTTGCTGATTTGTTCTATGCCGATCAAATGGGACTGATGCGCTTTGCTCGCCTCCTAAGTGATTATCGGTTTGGCCGGCACATCACCAAACCCGAAGCACACATGGCGCAAGTCCACGAGATCGACGTCGAACGCAGTGACGGCGAGCCGCTATTATGGAATGTCGACGGAATAGTGTGTGAAAGCCAAAAAGTTCATATCAAAACCATGCCCCATGCACTGACGCTAGCCAGATTGCCGTTAGGGGAGAACTAA
- a CDS encoding LytTR family DNA-binding domain-containing protein, which translates to MKFSLTIDHTLDEATVDVTTPFIDATVTAIEELARGTKNSDGANVIGVRDNEAHIFTPQECFAFFTKDRSVWVSTDLGYWQVKKRLYELESGLPRTSFIRISQSEIVNIAAISHLDFSVTGTIRVHLHNGMHFFVSRRQLSAFKRSLGI; encoded by the coding sequence ATGAAATTTTCCTTGACTATCGATCACACACTTGACGAAGCGACGGTTGACGTCACAACACCTTTTATTGACGCTACAGTGACGGCAATTGAAGAACTTGCCCGAGGCACCAAAAACTCTGACGGCGCTAATGTTATCGGTGTTCGGGACAACGAAGCCCACATTTTTACTCCACAAGAGTGCTTTGCCTTCTTCACCAAGGATCGTAGCGTGTGGGTGAGCACCGACCTGGGCTACTGGCAGGTGAAGAAACGCCTATATGAACTAGAAAGCGGGCTACCACGAACTAGCTTCATTCGAATCTCGCAATCAGAGATCGTCAATATTGCCGCGATATCGCATCTAGATTTTTCTGTCACCGGCACGATCCGAGTCCATCTCCACAACGGCATGCACTTTTTCGTTTCTCGGCGCCAACTATCTGCGTTCAAGCGCAGTTTAGGAATTTAG
- a CDS encoding DUF3021 family protein, with translation MKKNLFMALAIAGLCGIGLGVSSELLIAAITGTDYAPGTPGFIAQFDSEITAIALQRFFYALYAIVAYATIGLLKTTNWTPLAKLSVHGTVMAVVGAVIGFIAHWWPTVLAGLGFFVFVLTSYMLFWIGYLVLTNYRIAIVNRHLHARFSLPKSLEFFEPLEPIITARDFTAELIAFKEREKPDLFIVKESMEPLVEFNGQRYRALLEHPRVISTSSVLVTALSFITAFNFGFKYVYFHPVDDNDVVIY, from the coding sequence GTGAAAAAGAATTTGTTCATGGCACTAGCTATTGCCGGGCTGTGTGGCATTGGATTAGGGGTCAGTTCCGAGCTACTCATCGCGGCAATAACTGGGACGGATTACGCTCCGGGGACTCCCGGTTTCATTGCACAGTTCGATTCTGAGATCACCGCTATCGCGCTTCAACGCTTTTTCTATGCCCTCTACGCTATCGTGGCCTACGCAACTATCGGCCTGCTGAAAACAACCAACTGGACACCGCTGGCCAAGCTCTCTGTTCACGGTACTGTGATGGCAGTAGTTGGTGCAGTGATCGGGTTTATAGCGCATTGGTGGCCAACTGTGCTTGCCGGCCTGGGATTCTTCGTTTTCGTGCTAACGAGCTATATGCTGTTCTGGATCGGATATCTGGTTCTCACGAACTACCGGATAGCTATAGTTAATCGACACTTGCATGCTCGGTTCTCACTTCCAAAGAGCCTGGAATTCTTCGAGCCATTGGAGCCAATCATCACTGCACGCGACTTCACTGCCGAACTCATTGCTTTCAAAGAACGCGAAAAACCCGACCTATTTATCGTCAAAGAAAGCATGGAGCCACTCGTTGAGTTCAATGGGCAACGCTATCGCGCCCTGCTCGAACACCCGCGCGTCATCTCAACTTCATCTGTGCTGGTGACCGCACTAAGTTTTATTACCGCGTTCAACTTTGGCTTCAAATACGTCTACTTTCATCCGGTCGATGATAACGACGTCGTCATCTATTAG